One region of Olleya sp. Hel_I_94 genomic DNA includes:
- the dnaJ gene encoding molecular chaperone DnaJ, with translation MAKRDFYEILGINKSASQAEIKKAYRKKAIEFHPDKNPDDKDAESKFKEAAEAYEVLSDDNKKARYDQFGHQAFEGGGGGYSGGGMNMDDIFSQFGDIFGGGGFSGFGGGFGGGGGQRRVKGSNLRVRLKLTLEEIANGVEKKIKVKRKVQAPGTTYKTCNTCNGAGQVTRVTNTILGRMQTAAPCPTCSGAGQTIDKKPSEADAQGMIAKEETIPVNIPAGVVDGMQLKVSGKGNEAPGNGVSGDLLVAIEEEAHESLQREGDNLHYDLYVSLPDAILGNSKEIDTVTGKVRIKIEAGMQSGKILRLRGKGIPSINGYGKGDLLVHVNVWTPKTLNKKQKEFFESMKEDEHFSPKPERSDKSFFEKVKDMFS, from the coding sequence ATGGCTAAAAGAGATTTTTACGAAATATTAGGTATAAATAAATCAGCATCTCAAGCTGAAATTAAAAAAGCATACCGTAAAAAGGCAATCGAGTTTCATCCTGACAAAAATCCTGATGATAAGGATGCTGAGTCTAAATTTAAAGAAGCAGCAGAAGCCTATGAGGTATTAAGTGACGACAACAAAAAGGCACGTTACGACCAATTTGGACACCAAGCATTTGAAGGTGGTGGTGGAGGCTACAGTGGTGGCGGAATGAACATGGACGATATTTTTAGCCAATTTGGTGACATCTTTGGAGGTGGAGGTTTCTCTGGTTTTGGAGGTGGCTTCGGTGGAGGTGGAGGACAACGTCGCGTTAAAGGTAGTAACCTACGTGTACGTCTTAAACTTACTTTAGAAGAAATTGCTAATGGTGTTGAAAAGAAAATTAAAGTAAAACGTAAAGTTCAGGCACCAGGTACCACATATAAAACGTGTAATACGTGTAATGGAGCTGGTCAAGTGACTAGAGTTACAAACACAATTTTAGGTCGTATGCAAACAGCTGCACCATGTCCAACATGTAGTGGAGCAGGACAAACAATAGATAAAAAACCTAGTGAAGCTGATGCACAAGGTATGATTGCTAAAGAAGAAACTATTCCAGTTAATATACCAGCAGGAGTAGTAGACGGAATGCAACTTAAAGTATCAGGAAAAGGTAACGAAGCACCAGGTAATGGTGTGTCTGGAGACTTACTTGTAGCAATAGAGGAAGAAGCACATGAGTCTTTACAACGTGAAGGCGATAATTTACATTACGATTTATACGTAAGCTTACCTGATGCAATCCTAGGAAACTCAAAAGAAATTGACACAGTTACCGGAAAAGTACGTATCAAGATAGAAGCAGGTATGCAATCGGGTAAAATATTACGCTTACGCGGAAAAGGTATTCCTAGTATTAATGGTTACGGTAAAGGAGATTTATTAGTACACGTTAACGTATGGACACCAAAAACATTAAACAAAAAACAAAAAGAGTTTTTTGAAAGTATGAAAGAGGACGAACACTTTTCTCCTAAGCCAGAGCGCAGTGATAAGTCATTTTTTGAAAAAGTAAAAGACATGTTTTCGTAA
- a CDS encoding MauE/DoxX family redox-associated membrane protein, whose product MTYPWHLYLMGAIYVFAGVMHFIKPKMYLRIMPRYLPNHKLLVKLSGIAEIVLGITVCIPALKAISIYGIILMLLLFLMVHIYMLTEKKASAGLPKWILLLRLPLQFGLMYWAFWYLKF is encoded by the coding sequence ATGACCTATCCTTGGCATCTATATTTAATGGGAGCAATTTATGTGTTTGCAGGTGTTATGCATTTTATTAAACCTAAAATGTATTTACGCATCATGCCAAGATACTTACCTAATCATAAACTACTAGTTAAATTAAGTGGTATTGCAGAAATAGTTTTAGGTATAACAGTCTGCATTCCTGCATTAAAAGCTATTTCAATTTATGGTATAATATTAATGTTGCTTTTATTTTTAATGGTCCACATATATATGTTAACTGAAAAAAAAGCTTCGGCTGGACTACCAAAATGGATCTTGTTATTACGTCTTCCGTTACAATTTGGGCTAATGTATTGGGCATTTTGGTATTTAAAATTTTAA
- a CDS encoding ABC transporter permease: MNHLPLIIQREYLTKVRNKSFLIMTVLSPLIFIALITVVVYLSQMNNNKQRVISVLDDSGMLTEVFKDTDNTKYNLLTGLSLDNAKTIVEEKGDYGLLHINKLENFENAATSVQFYSEESPSLSVISSLENKIEKELTNLNMASQGVDIEMIKASKIKINIAQENFSGVKSSKIDSVVKLAFGGAAGYLLFMFIIIYGNMIMRSVIEEKTSRIIEVIISSVKPVQLMLGKIIGTSLAGVTQFIIWIILGGVLLTVVSAIFGIDFAQAQTPQQEIMRQAMANPDASMKVQSLFTAFYNLPLANLVIAFLLFFISGYLLYSSLYAAIGAAVDNETDTQQFMLPILMPLILAVYVGMFTVIEDPHGTVSTIFSFIPFTSPVVMLMRIPFGVPIWQQVVSLLLLVGTFMFTVWFAAKIYRVGILMYGKKPTYKELIKWIRY; this comes from the coding sequence ATGAACCATCTTCCACTTATTATACAACGCGAGTATTTAACCAAGGTTAGAAACAAATCGTTTTTAATAATGACGGTCTTAAGTCCGTTAATATTTATAGCTTTAATAACCGTCGTTGTGTATTTATCTCAGATGAATAACAATAAACAACGTGTCATTTCGGTATTGGATGATTCCGGAATGTTGACTGAGGTTTTTAAAGATACAGATAATACAAAATATAACCTCCTGACAGGTTTAAGTTTAGATAATGCAAAAACTATAGTAGAAGAAAAAGGTGATTATGGCTTGCTTCATATAAATAAATTAGAAAATTTTGAAAATGCAGCTACTAGTGTGCAATTTTATTCAGAAGAATCACCATCCTTATCTGTAATTTCTTCATTAGAAAATAAAATAGAAAAGGAGCTAACCAATCTTAATATGGCAAGTCAAGGTGTCGATATAGAGATGATTAAAGCGTCTAAAATAAAGATTAACATTGCACAAGAAAATTTTTCTGGTGTTAAGTCATCTAAAATTGACAGTGTAGTTAAGCTTGCATTTGGTGGTGCAGCAGGTTATTTGCTTTTTATGTTTATCATTATTTATGGTAATATGATCATGCGTAGTGTTATCGAAGAAAAGACAAGTCGTATTATAGAAGTTATCATTTCTTCTGTAAAGCCAGTGCAATTAATGTTAGGTAAGATAATTGGGACATCTCTAGCAGGAGTGACTCAGTTTATTATATGGATTATTTTAGGAGGTGTCTTACTAACAGTAGTCTCTGCTATTTTTGGAATTGACTTTGCGCAGGCGCAAACACCACAGCAAGAAATTATGCGTCAAGCAATGGCTAATCCAGATGCAAGCATGAAAGTACAAAGTTTATTTACAGCATTTTATAACTTACCACTTGCTAATTTGGTAATTGCATTTTTATTGTTTTTTATAAGTGGCTATTTATTGTATAGTTCTTTATACGCAGCAATTGGCGCAGCAGTAGATAACGAAACAGATACGCAACAATTTATGTTACCTATTTTAATGCCATTAATATTAGCAGTTTACGTTGGTATGTTTACCGTAATAGAGGATCCACATGGTACGGTAAGTACTATATTTTCGTTTATACCGTTTACTTCACCTGTAGTGATGTTAATGCGTATTCCGTTTGGTGTGCCAATTTGGCAACAAGTAGTATCGTTATTACTATTGGTTGGTACTTTTATGTTTACGGTATGGTTTGCAGCAAAAATTTACAGAGTAGGTATATTAATGTATGGTAAAAAACCAACTTATAAAGAGTTGATTAAGTGGATTAGATATTAA
- a CDS encoding mechanosensitive ion channel family protein, with amino-acid sequence MIQEIKVADKIEKEVEKVSDVITESSIWEKFIELLNYKIYTFTDDKGLTTSVIKVKYILLIILVLILTTIVLRFIRKVVTRHMPDDDKAKFTTVFSFARWFIYIVVFLIILDSINIDVTAIFAASAALLIGVGLALQTLFQDIISGIFILVDQSVHVGDIMEIDGKVGRVEEIKLRTTRAVTIDDKVLIIPNHLYLTNSLYNWTQNGTSTREGVDVGVAYGSDVQLVKKLLLEAATSIPNVFKFPEPAVTFTDFGDSALNFRVTFTIDDSFNARIPKSEIRFEIDRLFRENNITIPFPQRDIHIIKDSK; translated from the coding sequence ATGATTCAAGAAATTAAAGTAGCAGATAAAATTGAAAAAGAAGTAGAAAAAGTAAGTGATGTGATTACTGAAAGTTCTATTTGGGAAAAATTTATAGAACTATTAAACTATAAAATTTACACCTTTACTGATGATAAGGGTTTGACTACTAGCGTAATTAAAGTTAAGTATATATTACTTATTATATTAGTTTTAATACTAACAACTATAGTATTACGATTTATTAGAAAAGTAGTTACGCGTCACATGCCTGATGATGATAAAGCAAAATTTACTACTGTATTTTCATTTGCACGTTGGTTTATATACATAGTAGTATTTCTTATAATATTAGATTCAATAAATATAGATGTAACAGCCATTTTTGCAGCTTCTGCAGCACTTTTAATTGGTGTAGGTTTAGCGCTTCAAACGTTGTTTCAGGATATAATTTCTGGAATTTTTATATTAGTTGATCAATCGGTTCACGTTGGAGATATTATGGAAATTGATGGTAAAGTGGGTCGCGTGGAAGAGATTAAGTTGCGTACAACTAGAGCTGTAACCATAGACGATAAAGTACTAATTATTCCTAATCATTTATACCTTACTAACAGCCTTTATAATTGGACTCAAAACGGAACAAGTACAAGAGAAGGTGTTGATGTAGGTGTTGCCTATGGAAGTGATGTACAATTAGTTAAAAAATTATTATTAGAGGCAGCAACGTCTATCCCAAATGTTTTTAAATTTCCAGAACCTGCTGTTACTTTTACAGACTTTGGGGATAGTGCTTTAAATTTTAGGGTAACGTTTACTATAGATGACAGCTTTAATGCAAGAATACCTAAAAGTGAAATCCGTTTTGAAATAGATAGATTGTTTAGAGAAAATAATATTACCATACCATTCCCTCAACGCGATATTCACATTATAAAGGATAGCAAATAA
- a CDS encoding DUF6268 family outer membrane beta-barrel protein translates to MKLHFGTILLTLTLLCGVNVAHAQLTDLARLEYSYVPKSNSEDSFDRFRGLLNYPIKTSEDCYLIVGAEYSRLTLDLEDDYPFPTSNLRRLHIIDFNLGYTFKLSENWRLGAKITPRIASTLRHKITGDDMFLNGGVYAINDKIKDQNIKKPYRLVLGLTYNSTTGIPLPLPFVSYFRRLNENWSYNLGVPKTNVKYFFNEKNIVQTFVGIDGYFANTQEVFTIDGKEADSVSLSVILAGLGYEYCFTDNLVWYSYVGYTLSMSNRIRDENREDVFKLDNVNAFYLRTGIKFKI, encoded by the coding sequence ATGAAATTACATTTTGGAACCATTTTACTAACATTAACGCTACTATGTGGTGTAAATGTAGCCCATGCACAATTAACAGATTTAGCTAGGTTAGAGTATTCTTATGTGCCCAAAAGTAATTCTGAAGATAGTTTTGATAGATTTAGAGGGTTATTAAATTATCCTATCAAAACAAGTGAAGACTGTTATTTAATTGTTGGTGCAGAATATAGTAGGTTGACCCTAGATTTAGAGGACGATTACCCTTTTCCAACCTCTAATTTAAGACGATTACATATCATAGATTTTAATTTAGGTTACACATTTAAACTCTCAGAAAATTGGCGATTAGGTGCTAAGATTACACCAAGAATAGCATCTACACTTAGACATAAAATCACAGGTGATGATATGTTTTTAAATGGAGGTGTATATGCTATAAACGATAAGATAAAAGACCAAAACATAAAAAAACCATATAGATTAGTATTAGGACTGACATATAATAGTACAACAGGTATACCATTACCACTACCTTTTGTAAGTTATTTTAGACGTTTAAATGAAAACTGGTCTTATAACTTAGGAGTGCCTAAAACAAATGTGAAGTACTTTTTTAACGAAAAAAACATCGTACAAACCTTTGTCGGAATTGATGGTTATTTTGCCAACACACAAGAAGTATTTACCATTGATGGTAAGGAAGCAGACAGTGTGTCTTTATCAGTAATATTGGCAGGTTTGGGTTACGAGTATTGTTTTACAGACAATTTAGTATGGTACTCATACGTAGGTTATACTTTAAGTATGAGTAACAGAATAAGAGACGAAAATAGAGAAGACGTATTTAAGTTAGACAACGTAAACGCGTTTTATTTAAGAACAGGAATTAAATTTAAAATATAA
- a CDS encoding ABC transporter ATP-binding protein, translating into MNNLLEVHQVSKKFGDFTALNNVSITVPKGSIFGLLGPNGAGKTTLIRVINQITMPDSGHVLLDGEALKNHHVKDIGYLPEERGLYKSMKVGEQALYLAQLKGMQKAEAKKRLKMWFERLEIGDWWNKKIQELSKGMAQKIQFVVTVLHEPKLLIFDEPFSGFDPINANLIKDEILRLRDEGATVIFSTHRMESVEELCDQIALIHKSNKVLDGNLMDIKRQYKSNTFQIGINPNNDNLEQELASKFSVTPAEFKTLENDLKLNIKLSNNESANDLLSYLTSKGQISHFVEVIPSANDIFIQTVKNN; encoded by the coding sequence ATGAATAACCTTTTAGAGGTGCACCAAGTATCTAAAAAATTTGGAGACTTTACAGCACTAAATAATGTGTCTATTACTGTTCCAAAGGGTAGTATTTTTGGTTTGCTTGGTCCAAATGGAGCAGGAAAAACAACTTTAATTAGAGTCATTAACCAAATAACAATGCCAGATTCTGGACATGTTTTGTTGGATGGAGAAGCTTTAAAAAATCACCACGTAAAAGATATTGGCTATTTACCGGAAGAGCGTGGATTATATAAATCCATGAAAGTTGGCGAGCAAGCTTTGTACTTAGCACAATTAAAAGGTATGCAAAAAGCAGAAGCTAAAAAACGCCTTAAAATGTGGTTTGAACGCTTAGAGATTGGAGACTGGTGGAATAAAAAAATACAGGAATTGTCTAAAGGTATGGCACAAAAAATTCAGTTTGTGGTTACTGTCCTGCATGAACCCAAATTATTGATTTTTGACGAGCCCTTTTCTGGGTTTGATCCAATTAATGCAAATTTAATAAAAGATGAGATTTTAAGACTAAGAGATGAAGGTGCAACCGTAATTTTTTCTACACATCGTATGGAATCGGTAGAGGAGTTGTGTGACCAAATAGCCTTAATACATAAATCTAACAAAGTATTAGATGGTAACCTAATGGATATAAAACGCCAATATAAAAGCAATACTTTTCAAATTGGTATAAATCCAAATAATGATAATTTAGAACAAGAGTTAGCAAGTAAATTTAGTGTGACACCAGCCGAATTTAAAACATTAGAAAACGACTTAAAACTTAATATTAAGTTATCTAATAACGAGTCGGCTAATGACCTATTAAGCTACCTGACTAGTAAAGGACAGATTTCTCACTTTGTAGAAGTTATTCCAAGTGCCAACGATATTTTTATTCAAACAGTAAAGAATAACTAA
- a CDS encoding alpha/beta hydrolase: MKSQLIIILFFILSTASAQDVTFTSKDIVVNKHINGTLLTPLNDDKPTLAIIIAGYGPNDRDGNQNFLKTNNIKKLAIGLTNNGIATFRYDKRIVKQIRQNNVDPNLSFDDFVTDASAVLDYFKNLNLYNKIYIIGHDQGSLIGMLAAKDKANGFISIAGAGQTIDSVIIEQIEKTAPQFTEDTKRVFTILKTGKTTLDYPEALTSIFNIETQRFFISWMKHNPIDIMGTLNIPTLVINGTKDLQVSETEALLLKEAASDASIKIIKNMNHVMVTIEGDDLENSKSYNESHRPLADGLLASIITFITTK, translated from the coding sequence ATGAAATCACAACTTATAATCATTCTGTTTTTTATACTATCTACTGCCAGTGCCCAAGATGTAACGTTTACATCTAAAGACATTGTTGTAAACAAACACATAAATGGGACATTATTAACACCTTTAAATGATGACAAACCAACTTTAGCCATAATTATAGCAGGATATGGACCCAATGATAGAGATGGTAATCAAAACTTTTTAAAAACTAATAACATCAAAAAATTAGCAATAGGACTTACCAATAATGGCATTGCAACCTTTAGATACGACAAGCGTATTGTTAAACAAATACGACAAAACAACGTAGATCCTAATTTATCTTTTGATGATTTTGTAACAGATGCCAGTGCAGTATTAGACTATTTTAAAAATTTAAATCTTTATAATAAAATATACATTATAGGACATGATCAAGGAAGCCTAATTGGTATGCTAGCAGCAAAGGATAAAGCTAATGGCTTTATATCCATAGCTGGAGCAGGACAAACTATAGACAGTGTTATTATAGAACAAATAGAAAAAACAGCACCACAATTTACAGAAGATACAAAACGCGTGTTTACTATTTTAAAAACAGGAAAAACAACATTAGATTATCCTGAAGCTTTAACATCCATTTTTAATATTGAAACACAACGTTTTTTTATTAGTTGGATGAAACACAATCCAATTGATATAATGGGTACTTTAAACATACCAACATTAGTAATAAATGGAACTAAGGATTTACAAGTTAGTGAAACCGAAGCTTTATTATTAAAAGAGGCTGCAAGCGATGCTTCTATAAAAATAATAAAAAATATGAATCATGTTATGGTAACCATTGAAGGTGATGACCTTGAAAACTCTAAATCTTATAACGAATCGCATAGACCATTAGCAGATGGTTTATTAGCTAGTATTATAACTTTTATTACAACCAAGTAA
- a CDS encoding YceI family protein — protein sequence MKKIVLNLFAVAIVGLSVVACKSDAKEAKTGEVEAVAENTEAAKYKADADNSMIIWKANKIVGGHEGTINVSTGVAEFEGDKLVGGNFMFDINTIKCTDIPETEEANANLVGHLKSPDFFDVAQFGTAAFEITKVEGNNISGNLTLKGIKKNITFPASVAVNGDDVTITSDTFTLDRTEWNIMYNSATSDDVAASLGDKLIKDDVEIKISVKAKKA from the coding sequence ATGAAAAAAATTGTATTAAACCTTTTTGCAGTAGCAATCGTTGGATTAAGTGTTGTTGCTTGTAAAAGTGATGCTAAAGAAGCAAAAACAGGTGAAGTTGAAGCTGTAGCTGAAAACACAGAAGCTGCTAAATATAAAGCAGATGCTGACAACTCTATGATTATATGGAAAGCTAACAAAATTGTTGGTGGACATGAAGGTACTATTAATGTATCAACTGGAGTTGCTGAGTTTGAAGGAGACAAATTAGTTGGTGGAAACTTTATGTTTGACATTAACACTATTAAATGTACTGACATTCCTGAAACTGAAGAAGCTAACGCAAATCTAGTAGGTCACTTAAAAAGTCCAGACTTTTTTGATGTAGCACAATTTGGTACTGCAGCATTTGAAATTACAAAAGTAGAAGGAAACAATATTAGTGGTAACTTAACACTAAAAGGTATTAAAAAGAACATTACTTTCCCAGCATCTGTAGCTGTAAATGGTGACGATGTAACTATTACAAGTGACACGTTTACTTTAGATAGAACAGAGTGGAACATTATGTACAACTCTGCTACAAGTGATGATGTTGCAGCATCTTTAGGAGATAAGTTAATTAAGGATGATGTAGAAATTAAAATATCTGTTAAAGCTAAAAAAGCTTAA
- a CDS encoding VOC family protein, which translates to MTLGALSISIAVKDIIASKQFYETLGFTVFGGQLEQNYLIMKNGNALIGLFQGMFDKNIITFNPGWDENANPLKDFDDVRSIQKQLKDNNISFITEADTTTKGPASFMILDPDGNQILVDQHV; encoded by the coding sequence ATGACTTTAGGTGCCTTATCAATAAGTATAGCAGTAAAAGATATTATTGCGTCCAAACAATTTTATGAAACTTTAGGTTTTACAGTTTTTGGTGGACAACTTGAACAAAATTATTTAATAATGAAAAATGGAAATGCGTTAATAGGACTTTTTCAGGGTATGTTTGATAAAAATATTATCACGTTTAACCCTGGTTGGGATGAAAACGCTAATCCGTTAAAAGATTTTGATGATGTTAGGTCCATACAAAAACAATTAAAAGATAATAATATTTCTTTTATTACCGAAGCAGACACTACCACCAAAGGTCCTGCAAGTTTTATGATACTGGATCCTGATGGTAACCAGATTTTGGTAGATCAACATGTTTAA
- a CDS encoding nucleotide exchange factor GrpE, protein MSKKSNNETNIEEEINSTSNQAEQATTQEEVAEELSVEEQLKADLQQEKDKFLRLFAEFENYKKRTSRERIELFQTASKDVMVSMLPILDDFERALLHIDDDKEAEEMRKGVLLIYNKLLQTLQQKGLSQLEVRAGDVFNADHHEAITQIPAPTEDLKGKIVDVIEKGYKLGETVIRFPKVIIGQ, encoded by the coding sequence ATGAGCAAGAAAAGCAACAACGAAACAAACATAGAAGAAGAAATTAATTCTACTTCAAATCAAGCAGAACAAGCAACAACACAAGAAGAGGTTGCAGAAGAGTTATCTGTGGAAGAGCAGTTAAAGGCTGATTTACAACAAGAAAAAGATAAATTTTTACGTCTTTTTGCCGAGTTTGAAAACTATAAAAAACGTACCTCTAGAGAGCGTATTGAATTGTTTCAAACTGCAAGTAAGGATGTAATGGTATCTATGTTACCAATTTTAGATGATTTTGAACGCGCTTTATTACACATCGACGATGACAAAGAAGCAGAAGAAATGCGTAAAGGTGTCCTATTAATTTACAACAAATTATTACAGACATTACAACAAAAAGGATTGTCTCAACTAGAAGTTAGAGCAGGTGATGTGTTTAATGCAGATCATCATGAAGCGATAACACAAATACCAGCACCTACTGAAGACTTAAAAGGTAAGATTGTAGACGTTATAGAAAAAGGTTATAAACTAGGCGAAACTGTTATACGTTTTCCAAAAGTAATAATCGGACAATAA
- a CDS encoding M15 family metallopeptidase: MKYNLALLLTFFTTISIAQLREGFVYAQDIIQDLDVELKYCNDDNFVGEQIDGYNKEVVIMTTLAAKALKNVQDTLKKKGLGLKIYDAYRPQQAVNHFVRWAKQVNDTLKKQEYYPNVDKKNLFSQGYIASKSRHSSGSTVDLTIINLKTGKVLDMGSPYDFFGPESWVSNTKLTSKQQENRQLLQHVMLTNGFRNYPKEWWHFTLKGEPFKNQYFDFPVE; encoded by the coding sequence ATGAAGTATAATTTAGCGCTTTTACTAACATTTTTTACAACTATTAGTATTGCACAATTAAGGGAGGGATTTGTCTATGCTCAAGATATAATTCAAGATTTAGATGTAGAGTTAAAGTATTGTAATGATGATAATTTTGTAGGAGAGCAAATTGATGGTTACAATAAAGAGGTCGTGATTATGACAACATTAGCAGCTAAAGCTTTAAAAAATGTACAAGATACCCTTAAAAAAAAGGGGTTAGGTTTAAAAATTTATGACGCTTATAGACCACAACAAGCGGTAAACCATTTTGTAAGATGGGCAAAACAAGTTAATGATACCTTAAAAAAGCAAGAGTATTATCCAAATGTAGATAAAAAAAATCTTTTTAGTCAAGGTTATATTGCCTCCAAATCTAGACATAGTAGCGGAAGCACAGTAGATTTGACAATTATAAATTTAAAGACAGGAAAAGTTTTAGACATGGGTAGTCCTTATGATTTTTTTGGTCCAGAATCTTGGGTAAGTAATACTAAATTGACATCAAAACAGCAGGAAAATAGACAACTATTACAACACGTCATGTTGACAAATGGCTTTAGAAATTACCCAAAAGAATGGTGGCATTTTACCTTAAAAGGAGAGCCTTTTAAAAATCAATATTTTGATTTTCCGGTAGAGTAA
- a CDS encoding alpha-ketoglutarate-dependent dioxygenase AlkB family protein yields MLFTEEIKLNLPDAEISYFPNFFDINEASDYYDLLFNDIPWQQDNITLFGKTHAQPRLTALFSTNNKPYSYSNITMHPHGFTSALSEIKKRVETIANINFTTCLANLYRDGQDSNGWHADDEKSLGINPIIASVSFGEARYFNLKHKTDKSLKQKLLLEHGSLLLMKGSTQHHWLHQIAKTKKQIMPRINLTFRIIK; encoded by the coding sequence ATGCTTTTTACAGAAGAAATCAAACTTAATTTGCCAGATGCTGAGATTAGTTATTTTCCTAATTTTTTTGACATAAACGAAGCTTCCGATTATTACGATTTGCTATTTAATGACATCCCTTGGCAGCAAGATAACATTACTTTGTTTGGAAAAACGCATGCACAACCCAGATTAACTGCTTTATTTAGCACCAATAATAAACCCTATAGTTATTCCAATATTACCATGCATCCACATGGCTTTACTTCCGCTTTAAGCGAAATAAAAAAAAGAGTAGAAACTATAGCAAACATAAACTTTACTACATGCTTAGCTAATTTATACAGAGATGGTCAAGATAGCAATGGTTGGCATGCTGATGACGAAAAATCTTTAGGTATAAATCCTATAATTGCCTCTGTTAGTTTTGGCGAAGCACGATATTTTAATCTCAAACATAAAACGGACAAATCATTAAAGCAAAAACTATTACTAGAGCATGGCAGTTTATTATTAATGAAGGGTAGCACGCAACATCATTGGTTACATCAGATTGCTAAAACCAAAAAACAAATAATGCCTAGAATTAATTTAACTTTTAGAATCATAAAATAA